One window of the Thermodesulfomicrobium sp. WS genome contains the following:
- the hisC gene encoding histidinol-phosphate transaminase produces MDRLCVRPEVEAFRPYVPGRSIEEIQDQYGLSQVIKMASNENPLGTSPVVQERLRRAAPLAFRYAQAGTPRLSAAIARHVGVDPAMVVAGNGSDEIIDLLIRVVPRPGEDHVLAFRPCFSIYETQSRFAGIPLRQVPLPESLDFDLDALAAAATEHTALVFLTNPDNPSGHAVPAAAVLDLLARLPRRTLLVVDEAYVDFADPMEHYTVLAQVAAHPRLVVLRTFSKMYGLAGLRLGFGVMAPELADLLLRVKLPFSVNVLAEQAGLAALEDEIFVEETRRVVLEGRAYLFEELSRLGCSPRPSQANFLMFCPPKPADEVFHALLGRGIIIRPLASYGMPQWLRVSVGTAAENRLLIRHLEEVLA; encoded by the coding sequence ATGGACCGACTTTGTGTGCGCCCGGAAGTGGAGGCCTTTCGGCCCTACGTGCCGGGCCGCTCCATCGAGGAAATTCAGGACCAGTACGGCCTTTCCCAGGTGATCAAGATGGCCAGCAATGAAAATCCGCTGGGGACTTCGCCGGTGGTGCAGGAGCGCTTGCGCCGGGCCGCACCCTTGGCCTTCCGCTATGCCCAGGCAGGCACCCCGCGGCTCAGTGCGGCCATCGCCCGGCATGTGGGGGTGGACCCGGCCATGGTGGTGGCGGGCAACGGCTCGGATGAGATCATCGACCTCCTTATCCGGGTGGTCCCCCGGCCCGGGGAAGACCATGTGCTCGCCTTTCGGCCGTGTTTTAGCATCTACGAGACCCAGTCCCGGTTTGCGGGCATCCCCTTGCGCCAGGTGCCGCTGCCCGAGAGTCTGGATTTCGATCTGGATGCCTTGGCGGCCGCAGCCACGGAGCATACCGCGCTGGTCTTCCTCACCAATCCCGACAACCCTTCGGGCCACGCGGTGCCGGCAGCGGCTGTGCTGGACCTCCTTGCCCGCCTTCCCCGCCGCACCCTGCTGGTGGTGGACGAGGCGTACGTGGACTTCGCCGACCCCATGGAGCACTACACGGTGCTTGCACAGGTGGCGGCGCACCCGCGCCTGGTGGTCCTGCGCACCTTTTCCAAGATGTACGGCCTGGCAGGGCTGCGCTTGGGTTTTGGGGTCATGGCGCCAGAGCTGGCGGACCTCCTCTTGCGGGTCAAGCTCCCCTTCAGCGTCAATGTGCTCGCCGAGCAGGCCGGGCTTGCAGCCCTGGAGGACGAGATCTTTGTGGAAGAGACCCGGCGGGTGGTCCTGGAAGGGCGGGCCTATCTCTTCGAGGAGCTTTCGCGGCTGGGGTGTTCGCCGCGGCCCTCGCAGGCCAATTTTCTCATGTTTTGTCCGCCCAAGCCTGCGGACGAGGTCTTCCATGCGCTGCTAGGTCGCGGCATCATCATCCGGCCGCTTGCCAGCTACGGCATGCCGCAATGGCTGCGGGTAAGCGTGGGCACGGCGGCGGAAAACCGCCTTTTGATCCGTCACCTGGAGGAGGTGCTGGCATGA
- a CDS encoding UDP-glucuronic acid decarboxylase family protein, with product MRRGPQQDLVRPRVLVTGGAGFIGSHLCERLLEAGADVLCCDNFYTGQKDHLHKMLGHPRFELLRHDITFPLYVEVDFIYNLACPASPVHYQFDPVQTTKTCVHGVINMLGLAKRTGARILQASTSEVYGDPEVHPQHEDYMGHVNPIGPRACYDEGKRCAETLFFDYHRQHGVAIKVARIFNTYGPRMHPNDGRVVSNFIVQALRGQDITIYGDGSQTRSFCYVDDLVEGLIRLMHSAPQCIGPINLGNPQEIAVGDLARIIIDITGSSSRIRHLPLPENDPKRRCPDITRARELLGWQPIVDLREGLERTVAYFDALLARRA from the coding sequence ATGCGACGAGGACCACAGCAAGATTTGGTGCGGCCCCGGGTGCTGGTGACAGGGGGCGCGGGATTTATCGGTTCCCATCTCTGCGAGCGGTTGTTGGAAGCCGGCGCCGATGTCCTGTGTTGCGACAATTTCTATACCGGCCAAAAAGATCATCTCCACAAGATGCTCGGGCATCCGCGCTTTGAGCTCTTACGGCATGATATCACCTTTCCCCTCTACGTGGAGGTGGATTTCATCTACAATTTGGCATGCCCCGCATCGCCAGTGCATTATCAATTCGATCCTGTGCAGACCACCAAGACCTGCGTGCATGGCGTGATCAACATGCTGGGACTGGCGAAGCGCACCGGCGCGCGGATTTTGCAAGCCTCTACCTCAGAGGTCTATGGCGATCCCGAGGTGCATCCGCAGCATGAAGACTACATGGGGCATGTGAACCCCATCGGGCCCCGCGCCTGCTACGACGAAGGCAAACGCTGCGCCGAAACCCTGTTTTTCGACTACCATCGCCAGCATGGGGTTGCCATCAAGGTGGCGCGCATCTTCAATACCTACGGGCCGCGGATGCACCCCAACGACGGCCGGGTGGTCTCCAACTTTATCGTCCAAGCCCTGCGCGGGCAGGACATCACCATCTATGGCGATGGCAGCCAGACGCGATCCTTTTGCTATGTGGATGACCTGGTGGAGGGACTGATCCGACTGATGCATTCGGCCCCGCAGTGTATCGGGCCAATCAATCTCGGCAATCCCCAAGAGATCGCGGTGGGGGACTTGGCGCGCATCATTATTGACATTACTGGCTCTTCCAGCCGCATCCGCCACCTGCCGCTGCCGGAAAACGACCCCAAGCGCCGTTGTCCGGACATCACCCGCGCCCGGGAGCTTTTGGGCTGGCAGCCCATTGTGGACCTCAGGGAGGGGCTTGAGCGAACCGTAGCCTATTTTGACGCGCTGCTTGCGCGCCGCGCATAA
- the selA gene encoding L-seryl-tRNA(Sec) selenium transferase, whose protein sequence is MGVFFRAIPAVDRILNALEAEAALADAPRALVREAVGRFLDLVREEIRQGAVVSPADLALERLLARVRAFVIQAVRPKLRRVVNATGVVVHTNLGRSVLAAEAVQAVVQAAQAYSNLEFDLATGQRGSRYVHVEELLCRLTGAEAAMVVNNNAAAVLLVLDTLAKGREVIVSRGQLVEIGGSFRIPEVMKKSGAILREVGATNRTHVRDYVEAIGPDTAAIMKVHTSNYRMLGFVKEVPAEELVALGHAHGLPVVEDLGSGNLMDFSAIGLGQEPTARQVVAAGVDVVTMSGDKLLGGPQAGIIVGRAAVVERLRKNQLTRALRIDKLTLAALEGTLRLYLDPEKAKARIPTVARILMDPETLRRQATRLARRLRQRLGARAQVTVAPSVSRVGGGAFPEQDLPTFVVRVLPAKLRADAVRQRLLGLDVPVVVRVEEDAVVLDPRTLLAGDERCVEQAIASVLGAESSQE, encoded by the coding sequence CTGGGGGTGTTTTTTCGGGCGATTCCGGCGGTGGACCGCATTTTGAATGCCCTGGAGGCCGAGGCGGCGCTGGCGGACGCGCCGCGCGCCCTGGTGCGTGAGGCCGTCGGCCGCTTTTTGGATCTGGTGCGCGAAGAGATCCGTCAGGGGGCTGTGGTCTCGCCTGCGGATTTGGCCTTGGAGCGTCTGCTTGCGCGGGTGCGCGCCTTCGTGATCCAGGCGGTCCGCCCCAAGCTTCGGCGGGTGGTCAACGCCACGGGGGTGGTGGTGCACACCAATCTGGGGCGCTCGGTATTGGCCGCAGAGGCGGTGCAGGCGGTGGTGCAGGCCGCTCAGGCGTATTCCAACCTGGAGTTCGACCTCGCCACCGGCCAGCGCGGCAGCCGCTACGTCCATGTGGAAGAGCTGTTGTGCCGGCTCACCGGGGCCGAGGCCGCCATGGTGGTCAACAACAACGCCGCCGCGGTGCTCTTGGTGCTCGACACCCTGGCCAAGGGCCGGGAAGTCATCGTTTCCCGCGGGCAGTTGGTGGAGATCGGCGGCTCGTTCCGCATCCCGGAGGTGATGAAAAAAAGCGGCGCCATCCTGCGGGAAGTGGGTGCCACCAACCGCACCCATGTGCGCGATTACGTGGAGGCCATCGGCCCGGACACCGCCGCCATCATGAAGGTGCACACTTCCAACTACCGTATGCTGGGTTTCGTGAAGGAGGTGCCGGCCGAGGAATTGGTGGCCTTGGGCCATGCGCACGGCCTGCCGGTGGTGGAAGATTTGGGAAGCGGCAATCTCATGGATTTCAGCGCCATAGGTCTCGGTCAGGAGCCTACGGCCCGGCAGGTGGTGGCCGCGGGGGTGGACGTGGTCACCATGAGCGGGGACAAGCTCTTGGGCGGCCCCCAGGCGGGCATCATCGTCGGCCGCGCAGCGGTGGTGGAGCGGCTGCGCAAAAATCAGCTCACGCGGGCGCTGCGCATCGACAAACTCACCCTGGCGGCCTTGGAAGGCACCTTGCGCCTGTATCTGGACCCGGAGAAGGCCAAGGCGCGTATCCCCACCGTGGCGCGTATCCTCATGGATCCAGAAACCTTGCGGCGCCAGGCGACCCGCCTTGCCCGCCGGTTGCGGCAGCGGCTGGGCGCTCGGGCGCAGGTGACGGTGGCCCCGTCCGTGTCCCGGGTGGGCGGCGGCGCCTTTCCGGAACAGGACCTGCCCACCTTCGTGGTGCGCGTGCTCCCGGCAAAGCTGCGCGCCGACGCCGTGCGCCAGCGGCTCCTTGGCCTGGACGTGCCGGTGGTGGTGCGGGTGGAGGAGGACGCCGTGGTCCTGGACCCGCGTACCCTGCTTGCTGGCGACGAGCGCTGTGTGGAGCAGGCGATTGCCTCCGTGTTGGGTGCAGAATCTTCCCAGGAGTGA
- a CDS encoding bifunctional folylpolyglutamate synthase/dihydrofolate synthase, which produces MAAAMRLPETFADVLEILDQLGMFHMDLGLGRMETAVARLRLGQTAPVIHVVGTNGKGSTANYCAALALAHGRRVGLYTSPHLVEVRERILVDGRMLPTGMWVEAARAVLESCADLGLTYFELVTLMAVWSFARLGVEVMVLEAGLGGTYDATCVFAPSVVLLTPVGLDHQRVLGPTLVHIARDKAGALGRCPAIVAPQAPQVLEVVQAKAAQSPWPVWVLTTPCRGAVAVPDGPVVDASWLPGQASFQVENAALAVAGWMHLARQQAWPVDEAACRRAVAGARWPGRLHQDGNILVDGAHNTMGLLALDEALGSRVFSWGIFQSMRDKELDAAALARVRARCRRVLVPELCGVERAWPAAELARRVDGRPVASVAEAVRQVAGASALVFGSLYLVGAYFASRGILPVREWGDGEL; this is translated from the coding sequence ATGGCAGCGGCCATGCGTTTGCCGGAAACCTTTGCTGATGTCCTGGAAATCTTGGACCAATTGGGCATGTTCCACATGGATCTGGGCCTGGGCCGCATGGAGACGGCGGTGGCGCGCTTGCGGCTGGGGCAGACTGCACCCGTGATCCATGTGGTGGGCACCAACGGCAAAGGCTCCACGGCCAACTACTGCGCCGCCCTGGCCCTGGCCCACGGCCGGCGGGTGGGGCTCTATACCTCCCCGCATCTGGTGGAGGTGCGTGAGCGTATCCTGGTGGATGGCCGCATGCTCCCCACGGGTATGTGGGTGGAGGCGGCCCGGGCCGTTCTTGAATCCTGTGCGGATTTGGGACTCACGTATTTCGAACTCGTGACCCTCATGGCGGTGTGGAGTTTTGCGCGCCTGGGGGTGGAGGTCATGGTGCTGGAGGCCGGCCTTGGCGGCACCTATGACGCCACGTGCGTGTTTGCGCCGTCCGTGGTGCTGCTCACCCCGGTGGGGCTGGACCACCAGCGCGTGCTCGGCCCCACTTTGGTGCATATCGCCCGCGACAAGGCTGGCGCCTTGGGCCGGTGCCCGGCCATTGTCGCCCCCCAGGCGCCGCAGGTGCTGGAGGTGGTGCAGGCCAAAGCCGCCCAAAGTCCGTGGCCGGTGTGGGTGCTGACCACCCCTTGCCGGGGTGCGGTGGCGGTGCCGGACGGGCCTGTGGTGGACGCCTCGTGGCTGCCGGGGCAGGCGTCCTTTCAGGTGGAAAATGCCGCCTTGGCCGTGGCGGGATGGATGCACCTTGCGCGGCAGCAGGCTTGGCCTGTGGACGAAGCCGCCTGCCGCCGGGCCGTGGCCGGGGCACGCTGGCCAGGACGGCTCCACCAGGACGGAAATATTCTCGTGGACGGTGCGCACAACACCATGGGGCTTCTCGCCCTGGATGAGGCCTTGGGCAGTCGGGTGTTTTCCTGGGGGATATTTCAGTCCATGCGGGACAAGGAACTGGACGCCGCCGCACTTGCCCGGGTACGGGCGCGGTGCCGCCGGGTGCTGGTGCCGGAGCTCTGCGGTGTGGAGCGGGCGTGGCCGGCGGCGGAGCTGGCGCGCAGGGTGGACGGCCGGCCGGTGGCAAGCGTGGCCGAGGCCGTACGCCAGGTTGCGGGAGCAAGCGCCCTGGTGTTTGGCTCGCTCTATCTGGTGGGCGCGTACTTTGCCAGCCGTGGGATCCTGCCGGTGCGAGAATGGGGGGATGGGGAGTTATGA
- a CDS encoding DUF262 domain-containing protein: MSTFDSTKTPLIDLLKEITVGKIQLPDFQRGWVWDDDHIQDLLISVARSFPIGAVMLLENGGQVRFQTRPVEGVERLISNGVKPEQLILDGQQRLTTLTQAIALSGPVQTRTNKGKEIQRYYYFDIRAALENPSRLEEALVAVDENRQIRANFGRDVVLDLSTRELECQQLYFPCNQIINSDEWEETLMSVAPEHMKTYMEFRKTFINTFRNYQLPIIELKKETSKEAVCLVFEKVNTGGVQLSVFELITASYAADGYNLRDDWFGSTLRKVSSRKERLEEEPLLRGTEAPEFLQAVTLIHTHERRKADLAAGKTGKQVRPVSAKRADVLELPLEAWQRWADEVERGFNLAAKFLRKECIYDRRELPYSTQIVPLAAVMARIGDHWLEPRIHDKLARWYWCGVLGELYGGAVETRIANDYEELLNWFEDDSAVPRTVQDASFQPERLDTLRSRLSAAYKGVNVLVLREGARDWFWKATVQELDANEMALDIHHIFPRKWCEAQGIPRERYDSILNKTPISYKANRKIGGSAPSEYLPQIQNEKQVQLSDAKMDAILESHALSAQLLRQDDFEHFIEDRRQRLLQLIEKAMGKRIISPDATAPE, from the coding sequence ATGAGCACCTTTGATAGCACCAAAACCCCTTTGATTGATTTGCTCAAGGAGATCACCGTCGGCAAGATCCAATTGCCCGATTTCCAGCGCGGCTGGGTATGGGACGACGACCACATCCAGGATTTGCTGATCAGCGTGGCCCGCTCGTTCCCCATTGGTGCGGTCATGCTGCTGGAAAACGGCGGGCAGGTGCGTTTCCAGACCCGGCCGGTGGAGGGCGTGGAGCGCCTCATCAGCAACGGCGTCAAGCCGGAACAACTTATCCTTGACGGCCAACAGCGCCTGACCACGCTCACCCAGGCCATCGCCTTGTCCGGCCCGGTGCAGACCCGCACCAACAAGGGCAAAGAGATCCAGCGTTATTACTACTTCGACATTCGCGCCGCCCTGGAAAACCCCAGCCGCTTGGAAGAAGCGCTGGTGGCCGTGGACGAAAACCGGCAAATTCGTGCCAATTTCGGCCGCGATGTGGTGCTCGATCTGTCCACCCGCGAACTGGAATGCCAGCAGTTGTACTTCCCCTGCAATCAAATCATCAATTCGGATGAGTGGGAAGAAACGTTGATGAGCGTTGCGCCCGAACACATGAAGACGTATATGGAATTCCGCAAAACGTTCATCAACACTTTCCGAAACTATCAACTGCCCATCATCGAATTGAAGAAAGAGACTTCCAAGGAAGCGGTCTGCCTGGTTTTCGAAAAGGTCAACACCGGAGGGGTGCAACTCTCGGTCTTTGAACTGATCACCGCCAGTTACGCGGCTGACGGCTATAACCTGCGCGACGACTGGTTTGGCTCAACCCTTCGCAAGGTTTCATCCCGCAAGGAACGGCTGGAAGAAGAGCCGTTGCTACGGGGGACAGAAGCCCCTGAATTTCTGCAAGCGGTGACGCTCATTCACACCCACGAACGGCGCAAGGCCGACCTGGCCGCGGGAAAGACCGGCAAGCAGGTGCGGCCGGTCAGCGCCAAGCGTGCTGATGTGCTGGAGTTGCCACTGGAAGCCTGGCAACGCTGGGCGGATGAAGTCGAACGTGGCTTCAATCTGGCGGCGAAGTTCCTGCGCAAGGAGTGCATTTACGACCGCCGCGAACTACCCTACAGCACCCAGATCGTACCATTGGCCGCGGTCATGGCGCGCATCGGCGACCACTGGCTAGAGCCGCGCATCCACGACAAACTGGCCCGCTGGTACTGGTGCGGTGTGCTCGGTGAACTCTACGGCGGCGCGGTCGAGACCCGTATTGCCAACGATTACGAAGAGCTGCTGAACTGGTTCGAGGACGATAGCGCCGTTCCCCGGACGGTGCAGGATGCGTCTTTCCAGCCGGAGCGCCTGGATACCCTGCGTTCCCGCCTGAGCGCGGCCTACAAGGGCGTCAACGTGCTTGTCCTGCGTGAAGGGGCGCGTGATTGGTTCTGGAAGGCTACCGTCCAGGAACTGGATGCCAATGAGATGGCGCTGGATATTCATCATATCTTTCCAAGAAAGTGGTGCGAAGCGCAGGGCATCCCCAGAGAGCGATACGATTCCATTCTCAACAAAACCCCCATTTCCTACAAAGCCAATCGCAAGATCGGGGGAAGTGCGCCGTCCGAATATCTACCGCAAATTCAAAATGAAAAGCAGGTACAGTTGAGCGATGCGAAAATGGATGCAATATTGGAAAGCCATGCGCTCTCTGCGCAACTGCTGCGTCAGGATGATTTTGAGCACTTCATCGAGGACAGGCGTCAGCGCTTGCTGCAATTGATTGAAAAAGCGATGGGAAAACGGATAATTTCTCCTGACGCGACAGCTCCTGAATAA
- a CDS encoding cyclase family protein, whose amino-acid sequence MHVVDLSHPIEEGMPVYPGTQPPSVRLVSFVAEHGFAERILTLTTHTGTHVDAPAHLLAGGKTLDDFPVARFLGRAAVVDATGCVGRTIGLGDLEPSRQAILGSRFVLLHTGWSRYWGRDAYFQGFPVLDLEAAAWLAACGLAGIGVDTPSVDPMDGGADGAYPVHRVLLEGGMVIVENLTALHLLPQEGAVFACFPLPVRGGDGAPVRAVAFFGAAGGEHRR is encoded by the coding sequence ATGCACGTCGTCGATCTTTCGCACCCCATCGAAGAAGGCATGCCGGTGTACCCGGGAACGCAACCGCCATCCGTGCGTCTGGTGAGCTTTGTTGCGGAACACGGCTTTGCCGAGCGGATCCTGACCCTGACCACACACACCGGCACCCATGTGGACGCGCCTGCCCACCTGCTGGCGGGCGGCAAGACACTGGATGATTTCCCCGTGGCGCGGTTTCTGGGCAGGGCTGCGGTGGTGGACGCCACCGGTTGCGTCGGCCGCACCATCGGCCTTGGGGATCTGGAGCCCTCCCGCCAGGCTATCCTGGGCAGCCGTTTTGTCCTTCTCCACACGGGCTGGAGTCGGTACTGGGGACGTGATGCCTATTTTCAGGGTTTCCCCGTGCTGGATCTGGAGGCTGCGGCCTGGCTGGCCGCGTGTGGGCTTGCCGGCATCGGCGTGGACACCCCGTCTGTGGATCCCATGGACGGCGGAGCGGATGGCGCCTATCCCGTGCACCGCGTGCTGCTCGAAGGTGGCATGGTGATCGTAGAAAACCTGACGGCCCTGCATCTGCTGCCGCAAGAAGGGGCGGTGTTCGCGTGTTTTCCCCTGCCTGTGCGCGGCGGCGACGGCGCTCCCGTGCGGGCCGTGGCCTTCTTCGGCGCGGCGGGTGGAGAGCATCGGCGGTGA
- a CDS encoding TlpA disulfide reductase family protein, with protein sequence MPRRLLAIVCALLFLGFTKAGHAQDITTRDLMRLLATHRGKVVVLNFWATWCGPCMKEMPELARLRAAYPGGRLEIIGISLDYDPDALEAYLSHTPLPYPSFRDQGDVAGTFGVTQIPHTFILNPSGRIHTSIVGETDAVTLRRHIDPLLAP encoded by the coding sequence ATGCCCCGCCGCCTTCTCGCCATCGTCTGCGCCCTGCTCTTTCTTGGGTTCACTAAGGCTGGACACGCCCAAGACATCACCACCCGCGACCTCATGCGCCTGCTTGCCACCCACCGGGGCAAAGTGGTGGTGCTCAACTTCTGGGCAACGTGGTGTGGGCCGTGCATGAAAGAGATGCCGGAGCTTGCCCGCCTGCGCGCCGCCTATCCCGGCGGCCGACTGGAGATCATCGGCATCAGTCTCGACTATGACCCGGACGCCCTCGAAGCCTACCTCTCCCACACGCCGCTGCCTTATCCGTCTTTCCGCGACCAGGGCGACGTGGCCGGGACCTTTGGCGTGACGCAAATCCCCCACACCTTCATCCTCAACCCTTCCGGCCGCATCCACACCAGCATCGTTGGCGAAACCGATGCCGTCACCCTGCGCCGGCACATCGACCCGCTTCTTGCGCCATGA
- a CDS encoding DnaJ family domain-containing protein, protein MNLWTELAEKAILEAQARGEFDNLPGAGKPLNLEDDTWVPAELRMAYTVLKNAGFVPPEVAEQREIRSLIECLERESDPARALRQIRLLEVRILKAKLRNPLLTEENSRYFDKIVARMTLAGDPR, encoded by the coding sequence ATGAATCTGTGGACGGAACTGGCGGAAAAGGCCATCCTCGAAGCCCAGGCCCGCGGGGAGTTCGACAACCTCCCGGGCGCAGGCAAACCCCTGAACCTGGAAGACGACACCTGGGTCCCGGCAGAGCTGCGCATGGCCTACACGGTGCTCAAAAACGCCGGGTTCGTGCCCCCGGAGGTTGCGGAGCAGCGGGAAATCCGCTCGCTCATCGAGTGCCTGGAGCGGGAAAGCGACCCCGCCCGGGCCCTGCGCCAGATACGGCTTTTGGAGGTGCGCATCCTCAAGGCCAAACTCCGAAACCCGCTCCTCACCGAAGAAAACTCCCGCTATTTCGACAAAATCGTCGCCCGCATGACCCTTGCCGGAGACCCTAGATGA
- a CDS encoding transglycosylase SLT domain-containing protein encodes MTRRDSLKATVAAALLPYFATACATLSAGEPLETPEADENATAPLPEVPLTEAAKMPSGAIRIMQSPDPEPLLAEIRAPEFAQRLAQATYDFVATAYATGNLPLWKKPLAQVDLLARMRLAAEAMLPAITANAGVYPVDPAWLMGQILAESFFDEFAISSSLAVGMCQFIRTTAKEYGMVCADAPLISAGLREPQWQDEARRAETLRTTVRDLRRAHPDLFARPEQGLRQLVRLTQQNPSAAKRTATDWQRIWDQQDALQADLQSARRNFRAYLEANFEGRSIFNAEDDAFLAAFDQRTLPRFAVPAMVRMMARHLRARGGNILAATAGYNAGLGATAYEAPGYATYGRIPSFEETVNYVSKIAIHYHGIRTRLHG; translated from the coding sequence ATGACCCGACGCGACTCTCTCAAGGCCACCGTGGCCGCCGCCCTGCTGCCGTACTTTGCCACGGCCTGCGCCACCCTTTCTGCAGGAGAACCCCTGGAGACGCCGGAGGCAGACGAAAACGCCACCGCCCCGCTTCCCGAAGTTCCCCTGACCGAAGCGGCGAAGATGCCCTCGGGGGCCATCCGCATCATGCAAAGCCCTGACCCCGAGCCCCTGCTCGCGGAGATCCGCGCCCCGGAATTTGCCCAGCGTCTGGCCCAAGCCACCTACGACTTCGTGGCCACCGCCTACGCCACCGGCAATCTCCCCCTCTGGAAAAAGCCCCTCGCCCAGGTGGATCTCCTTGCGCGCATGCGTCTGGCCGCAGAAGCCATGCTGCCCGCCATCACCGCCAACGCAGGCGTATACCCTGTGGACCCGGCCTGGCTCATGGGACAGATCCTCGCGGAATCCTTTTTCGACGAATTTGCCATCTCCTCTTCCCTGGCGGTGGGCATGTGCCAGTTTATCCGCACCACGGCCAAAGAATACGGCATGGTGTGCGCCGACGCCCCGCTTATCAGCGCCGGGCTGCGAGAGCCCCAGTGGCAGGACGAAGCCCGGCGCGCCGAAACCCTGCGCACCACGGTGCGGGATCTCCGCCGCGCGCACCCAGACCTCTTCGCCCGCCCGGAACAGGGCCTGCGCCAGCTGGTGCGCCTGACCCAACAAAACCCATCTGCCGCCAAACGCACGGCCACAGACTGGCAGCGCATCTGGGACCAGCAAGACGCCCTGCAGGCGGATCTCCAGAGCGCCCGCCGCAATTTCCGCGCCTACCTCGAAGCCAACTTCGAGGGACGTTCCATCTTCAACGCCGAAGACGACGCCTTTCTTGCCGCCTTCGACCAGCGCACCCTGCCGCGCTTCGCCGTGCCTGCCATGGTGCGGATGATGGCCCGGCATCTGCGCGCCCGCGGAGGCAATATCCTCGCCGCCACGGCGGGCTACAACGCAGGGCTTGGCGCCACCGCCTACGAAGCCCCAGGCTACGCCACCTATGGCCGCATCCCGTCCTTTGAAGAGACCGTCAACTACGTCTCCAAAATCGCCATCCACTACCACGGGATCCGCACCCGACTCCACGGATGA
- a CDS encoding glutamate synthase yields MCRLFALTASEPISPMHAIRALDVMREGHDGSGVGLFLSDFSGPLAAFKDKPILSGICTREGLRRLDAAMEDWGFTPLWELPITPQGPRPRWTPERDVYVLRVYDMPAHLAALAPQERELALVRTRLELRHMGLENEDIIVFSFWPDAAMIKEIGDPLQVGEYLGVERDELLCRTILAQGRQNTNYAINLYACHPFFIQGISTMTNGENTAFVPIRDFLMNQGVPGYEGYNSDSEVFTHILHYTLKVLGLPLEAYKHIITPLKDHELENHPQKAFLARLKQLCRRMIIDGPNCVIGTIPGGTMFMVQDSKKLRPGVVGGRPGLFAFSSEICGLDFAIPDRDRSKDVQPMHLDTVIVGPSRQEVTVCRQTQPLPLHS; encoded by the coding sequence ATGTGCCGACTCTTTGCGCTCACCGCAAGCGAGCCCATCTCACCCATGCACGCCATTCGCGCCCTCGATGTCATGCGCGAAGGGCATGATGGCTCTGGAGTAGGGCTCTTTCTCTCGGACTTCAGCGGCCCGCTGGCCGCCTTCAAGGACAAGCCCATCCTCTCGGGCATCTGTACCCGGGAAGGGCTGCGGCGCCTGGACGCCGCCATGGAGGATTGGGGCTTCACCCCGCTGTGGGAGTTGCCCATCACGCCCCAAGGCCCCCGCCCCCGCTGGACCCCGGAGCGGGACGTGTACGTGCTGCGGGTATACGATATGCCCGCGCATCTGGCCGCGCTTGCCCCGCAGGAGCGCGAGCTCGCCTTGGTACGCACCCGCCTTGAGCTGCGCCACATGGGCCTTGAAAACGAAGACATCATCGTGTTTTCCTTCTGGCCTGATGCAGCCATGATCAAGGAGATCGGCGATCCCTTGCAGGTGGGAGAATACCTGGGCGTGGAACGGGACGAACTTCTGTGCCGCACCATCCTGGCCCAAGGCCGGCAGAACACCAACTACGCCATCAATCTCTACGCCTGCCATCCCTTCTTCATCCAAGGGATCTCCACCATGACCAACGGCGAAAACACCGCCTTCGTGCCCATCCGCGATTTCCTCATGAATCAGGGCGTCCCTGGCTACGAAGGCTACAACTCCGATTCCGAGGTCTTCACCCACATCCTCCACTACACCCTCAAGGTCCTGGGCCTGCCGCTCGAAGCGTACAAGCACATCATCACGCCCCTCAAGGACCACGAGCTGGAAAACCACCCCCAAAAGGCGTTTCTTGCCCGCCTCAAGCAGTTGTGCCGCCGCATGATCATCGACGGCCCCAACTGCGTCATCGGCACCATCCCCGGCGGCACCATGTTCATGGTGCAGGACAGCAAGAAGCTGCGGCCCGGCGTGGTGGGCGGCCGACCCGGCCTGTTCGCCTTTTCTTCGGAAATCTGCGGCCTGGACTTCGCCATCCCGGATCGGGACCGCTCCAAAGACGTCCAGCCCATGCACCTCGACACCGTCATCGTTGGCCCCTCGCGCCAGGAGGTAACCGTATGTCGGCAAACACAGCCGCTTCCCCTTCACAGCTGA